Proteins from a single region of Apium graveolens cultivar Ventura chromosome 7, ASM990537v1, whole genome shotgun sequence:
- the LOC141674549 gene encoding uncharacterized protein LOC141674549 → MARTRMTARKRVGDAREYRRLFVRQPPQVPDVLDPEAVEAYEREHDEALLAEIEVADPAPTVGLEVFEYPETDPEEDSEEDPTEPDTEIAPPEDIPYGSTEVSSPEMMRVDVHQRSIERLLDRISAAQARVAELESETGVADLMDRMIALQARVTALTEELEAELGASTPVRTPTSSPVPVSPARTETDDDMDPILDGVAATPANFPLPPPLPVISLAVHDWVVGRYATDLTAAEARIAELRDQLSIERHMRIEARARRGYPSARRMRRTIRRIEQRTIGRIHRLSPQRDLVSRREVIRVVVRAMRRIRDVTHG, encoded by the exons atggcccgaaccaggatgactgcccgcaaacgggtaggggacgcccgtgagtaccgtagactgttcgtccgccagccacctcag GTACCCGATGTGTTAGACCCTGAGGCTGTAGAGGCGTACGAGAGAGAGCATGATGAGGCCCTTTTAGCTGAGATCGAGGTAGCAGACCCTGCCCCCACTGTGGGCTTAGAGGTATTCGAGTACCCGGAGACTGACCCTGAGGAGGACTCGGAGGAGGACCCCACTGAGCCAGACACTGAGATAGCCCCTCCTGAGGATATTCCATACGGCAGCACGGAGGTTTCGTCTCCAGAGATGATGAGGGTGGATGTGCATCAGAGGTCGATAGAGCGTTTGTTAGATCGGATCTCAGCAGCCCAGGCTCGAGTCGCTGAGCTCGAGAGCGAGACGGGAGTAGCAGATTTGATGGATAGGATGATAGCTCTGCAGGCTAGAGTCACTGCACTGACTGAGGAGTTAGAGGCGGAGCTAGGGGCATCCACCCCAGTGAGGACACCCACCTCGTCCCCTGTACCAGTTAGTCCCGCACGGACTGAGACCGACGACGACATGGACCCTATTCTTGACGGTGTGGCAGCGACTCCTGCAAATTTCCCACTTCCACCACCCCTACCAGTCATATCCCTAGCAGTTCACGACTGGGTGGTAGGTCGCTATGCTACTGATCTGACAGCGGCTGAGGCCCGTATTGCCGAGCTGAGGGACCAGCTTTCCATCGAGCGGCACATGAGGATAGAGGCCCGAGCCAGGCGAGGATACCCCAGCGCCCGACGCATGCGCAGGACCATTCGCCGCATAGAGCAGAGGACCATCGGTAGGATTCACCGCTTATCCCCCCAGCGTGACTTGGTGAGTAGGCGCGAGGTTATTAGGGTTGTGGTTCGCGCTATGAGGCGGATTCGTGATGTTACTCATGGCTAG